One genomic region from Yersinia canariae encodes:
- a CDS encoding beta-ketoacyl-[acyl-carrier-protein] synthase family protein, with protein sequence MTNTVKQRRVVVTGYGSVTPMGMTAEQSWAAIMDYKLGYRYYDKSEQGIKSRFFGLLDAEPNLKSVPAAIRRRLPRYARLALAAARDAMAMAFAEKSVADYYDLLDCGTIIGSGWAGQDETHDNYEGYLETGLGTPFGCFLSMPNAGTAACSLYWGLRGYQNSPIAACATGTIAIGDAFEIIRSGRASMMLAGAGESLRSDAAVWNIDILGALAREQEDASKASCPFSLDRNGFVLSEGAAVLCLEEREGAIARGANILGEIKGYGNYSDAFDFTAPAEDKVARVKTIQHALQQAGLCADEIDYVNLHGTSTQLNDLNETQAIKQAFGEAAYTTPLSSTKSYSGHLIAAAGSFESIICLQALAHQMMPATCNLKNADPQCDLDYISEGHRPKALRNTLNLSFGFGGANAALVIGLD encoded by the coding sequence ATGACGAATACAGTTAAACAGCGCCGGGTTGTTGTCACCGGTTACGGCAGTGTGACACCGATGGGCATGACAGCGGAGCAAAGCTGGGCCGCCATTATGGATTACAAATTGGGTTATCGTTATTACGATAAATCTGAGCAGGGGATCAAATCGCGCTTTTTTGGCCTGCTGGATGCTGAACCTAATCTGAAGTCAGTTCCTGCCGCCATTCGCCGCCGTCTGCCGCGTTATGCCCGACTGGCACTGGCCGCCGCCCGAGACGCGATGGCGATGGCATTCGCTGAGAAATCAGTGGCGGATTATTATGATTTGCTTGATTGCGGCACCATCATTGGCAGCGGCTGGGCCGGTCAGGATGAAACTCATGATAACTATGAAGGTTATCTGGAAACCGGGCTGGGCACACCGTTCGGCTGTTTCTTGTCGATGCCGAATGCCGGTACTGCTGCATGCAGTTTGTATTGGGGATTGCGAGGCTACCAGAATTCACCCATTGCCGCCTGTGCGACTGGCACTATCGCCATTGGCGATGCATTTGAAATCATCCGCAGCGGGCGAGCGTCCATGATGTTGGCAGGGGCTGGCGAATCTCTGCGCAGTGATGCGGCAGTATGGAATATTGATATTTTAGGTGCATTGGCGCGCGAGCAAGAAGATGCCAGTAAAGCCAGTTGCCCATTCAGTCTGGACCGAAATGGTTTTGTTCTCTCCGAAGGGGCGGCGGTGTTGTGCCTGGAAGAGCGCGAAGGGGCCATCGCCCGCGGTGCCAATATTCTTGGTGAAATTAAAGGTTACGGTAACTATTCCGATGCATTTGATTTCACCGCACCTGCGGAAGATAAAGTGGCTCGGGTCAAAACTATCCAGCATGCCTTGCAGCAAGCGGGTTTGTGCGCTGACGAGATTGATTACGTGAATTTGCACGGCACCTCGACTCAGCTTAACGATCTGAATGAAACTCAAGCAATTAAACAGGCCTTTGGTGAAGCGGCTTATACCACGCCACTGTCCAGTACCAAATCTTATTCTGGGCATTTAATTGCGGCTGCGGGCAGCTTTGAATCCATTATTTGTTTGCAAGCGCTTGCACATCAGATGATGCCCGCGACCTGCAATCTGAAAAATGCTGATCCGCAATGTGACCTTGATTACATCAGCGAAGGGCATCGGCCAAAAGCTTTGCGTAACACGCTAAACCTGAGCTTTGGCTTTGGTGGGGCGAATGCCGCATTGGTTATTGGGCTGGATTGA
- a CDS encoding MaoC/PaaZ C-terminal domain-containing protein, which translates to MICHYNYSLSDAERWAEFSGDYNPIHFDLQHAQHLGLQQLTVHGMRAMLDIKYQLSTALLPALPPAEFLRFNARLRQPVQCHTSYQLQVGEAAGQASGNLIDVGSGESCFTGKLRSAPTLVQADHEQWASLTADDVFQLSQKFSGDASQPAECWGFFDALLFKLLVAAPQTLATAKQVLPGIEAETLIDVFKYVPVIQTHHDVHFSADLLRINNPNIFVRSALHYAIEPTLIVGNPDDGWVLRAAIAARSALGPLITTAVTLKTWPLAAH; encoded by the coding sequence ATGATTTGTCACTACAACTACAGCCTTAGTGATGCAGAACGCTGGGCTGAATTTTCCGGTGATTACAACCCGATTCATTTTGATCTGCAACATGCGCAGCATTTGGGTCTGCAACAACTAACCGTCCACGGGATGCGCGCGATGCTGGATATTAAATATCAGCTCAGCACCGCGTTATTACCGGCATTACCGCCGGCAGAATTTCTGCGTTTTAACGCCAGATTACGCCAACCCGTACAATGTCATACCTCATATCAACTGCAAGTCGGAGAAGCGGCAGGGCAGGCGAGCGGTAATCTGATTGATGTTGGCAGCGGTGAAAGTTGTTTTACCGGCAAGCTGCGCAGTGCGCCAACATTGGTGCAGGCCGACCATGAACAATGGGCTTCTTTGACGGCGGATGACGTTTTTCAATTGAGTCAGAAATTCTCGGGCGATGCATCGCAACCAGCTGAATGCTGGGGATTTTTTGATGCGCTATTGTTTAAACTGCTGGTGGCCGCGCCGCAAACACTGGCAACCGCCAAACAGGTGTTACCGGGGATTGAAGCCGAGACTCTGATTGACGTTTTCAAGTATGTGCCGGTTATCCAGACTCATCATGATGTGCATTTTAGTGCGGATTTACTGCGCATTAATAACCCGAATATATTTGTCCGCAGTGCATTGCACTACGCCATCGAACCGACATTGATCGTCGGCAACCCTGATGATGGCTGGGTCTTGCGTGCGGCTATTGCGGCCCGTTCAGCTTTAGGGCCATTAATTACCACAGCTGTAACATTGAAAACGTGGCCGTTAGCCGCGCATTAA
- a CDS encoding acyl carrier protein, protein MEKYQHVYDTVCEMLCDAKDLEMSALSPDMPLHQLKLDSLDYVELMVLAKREFGATLNAEMFMESPDMTLGELCQKLAEQKK, encoded by the coding sequence ATGGAAAAGTATCAACACGTTTATGACACCGTATGTGAAATGTTGTGTGACGCCAAAGACTTAGAAATGTCGGCATTGTCGCCAGATATGCCACTGCACCAGTTAAAACTCGACAGCCTCGATTATGTTGAACTGATGGTGTTGGCAAAACGTGAATTTGGCGCCACGCTAAATGCTGAGATGTTTATGGAAAGCCCAGACATGACTTTAGGTGAGCTTTGCCAGAAGTTGGCCGAGCAGAAGAAATAA
- a CDS encoding SDR family NAD(P)-dependent oxidoreductase, whose translation MSRQWVLITGGSRGIGRALVEELAKEWDVVFTWRNGEQQSRDVIDSCEGLPGMVTSYRCDGSNEADVDTLAPQLLEKYGPPGAVIHNAGITGDSLHIQQNGDNWRNVLDTNLNAIFYWNKHVLPQMMMQGEGAVLLMSSVTAIKGNIGQSAYGASKAAMMGLGRSLALEMGRFNIRVNCLLPGVIDSDMTRDMPPEALKGLRKQIPLRRLGNAQEVARVSAFMIGNDSRYMTGQSLVLDGGLTA comes from the coding sequence ATGAGCAGGCAATGGGTGTTAATTACGGGGGGTAGCCGTGGCATTGGCCGCGCATTGGTCGAAGAACTGGCCAAAGAGTGGGATGTTGTTTTTACCTGGCGCAATGGCGAACAGCAGAGCCGTGATGTCATTGATAGCTGTGAAGGGCTACCCGGTATGGTGACCAGCTATCGCTGTGACGGCAGCAATGAAGCGGATGTTGATACGCTGGCACCGCAATTGTTAGAAAAATATGGCCCACCCGGCGCGGTCATTCATAACGCGGGCATTACCGGTGATAGCTTACATATCCAGCAAAATGGTGATAACTGGCGCAATGTTTTGGACACCAATCTTAATGCTATTTTCTACTGGAATAAGCATGTATTGCCGCAAATGATGATGCAGGGCGAGGGGGCAGTTTTGTTGATGTCTTCAGTGACCGCAATCAAAGGCAATATTGGGCAAAGCGCGTATGGCGCCAGTAAAGCGGCAATGATGGGTCTTGGCCGTTCGCTGGCACTTGAGATGGGGCGCTTTAATATTCGGGTGAACTGCTTGCTACCAGGGGTTATCGACAGTGATATGACCCGCGATATGCCTCCAGAGGCCTTAAAAGGATTACGTAAACAGATCCCATTACGACGTTTGGGTAATGCGCAAGAAGTTGCTCGTGTCAGCGCCTTTATGATAGGCAATGACAGCCGCTATATGACCGGCCAATCCTTAGTGTTAGATGGCGGATTAACGGCTTAA
- a CDS encoding transporter substrate-binding domain-containing protein — protein MKKLPLGMMILALISSQQVLAKSWQEIKQSGELRIGVPGDYAPLAFHDKQGQLVGYDIDMAKSLGESLKLKVNFVASSWPTLSDDLAADKFDIAMGGVTQTPGRAAQFALSSPVVKNGKIALANCQQSKKFPTLESIDRETVKVIVNPGGTNQSFVDTNIKQAQIIRTKDNVANLQGVRDHSADIMFTDLIEGDYYQSKEPGVFCVATPEILPGTGSYKVYMMAKDNQPLLSEVNQWLNGKTKSTLAHKWNISE, from the coding sequence ATGAAAAAGTTACCTCTGGGAATGATGATTTTGGCATTAATCAGTAGTCAACAAGTGTTGGCGAAAAGCTGGCAAGAAATTAAACAAAGCGGAGAATTGCGTATTGGTGTTCCCGGTGACTACGCGCCTTTAGCCTTTCACGATAAACAGGGCCAATTGGTAGGCTACGATATTGATATGGCAAAATCCCTAGGTGAAAGCCTAAAGTTAAAAGTCAATTTTGTAGCCAGTAGTTGGCCAACTCTGTCTGACGACTTAGCGGCAGACAAATTTGATATTGCCATGGGCGGTGTCACTCAAACGCCCGGGCGTGCAGCACAATTCGCATTATCCAGCCCAGTGGTTAAGAATGGCAAAATTGCTTTAGCCAATTGTCAGCAATCCAAAAAATTCCCCACGTTAGAATCTATTGACCGTGAAACAGTGAAAGTTATTGTCAATCCGGGAGGGACTAACCAGTCTTTTGTCGATACTAATATCAAACAAGCACAAATCATCCGCACTAAAGATAACGTGGCTAATTTGCAGGGTGTCCGAGATCACAGTGCAGATATTATGTTTACTGACTTAATCGAAGGGGATTATTACCAAAGCAAAGAACCGGGCGTATTTTGCGTCGCGACTCCGGAAATATTACCCGGCACAGGCAGTTATAAAGTGTATATGATGGCGAAAGATAATCAGCCGTTACTCAGTGAAGTAAATCAGTGGCTGAATGGCAAGACAAAATCCACATTAGCCCATAAATGGAATATTTCCGAATAA
- a CDS encoding autotransporter outer membrane beta-barrel domain-containing protein, whose amino-acid sequence MNTHIKRTYLSIAISSIIYAASTASVTAAPCVGYTVTDICEQTKSGAGEFHSISLGDGVTAGTEDHHFIFNGEGYELYKPHDYFSSAVALGTIRYTEVNNSRFTITGTHYQGGATYEGRAENTTLNNSLMWVMTSADQTIAKGNSAVVVSTQFAMNGNTYTETAEDGSIEFDPYITNSRYQDTSYEMLWGRKDESKNWDTKATSYNSEFVDSSRQVVAANGHSVDAIFYDKAYQRIDDTGLASAAIFKNTSYQNIYAGGESQDTTLFDNAYSWVRAGGKLTGLTQVNNAASVYLDTAETNGAYAQNVVLNGENTHLVVRYNASNNASATVDDLILNGGEVAFQSGTGSNYTSLNIGTLSGSGSFLFNTSIAEGKGNFVTIANASGSHKVMVNDSGAEITAPGETTLDLIHDLSGHAQFTLASFTGANITEIDGGTYVYGLKKWDNSARAGGNLWYLGSTLDAGLEPEVPVTPVEPEVPVTPIEPTPETGMKTTPSTDAVLSMASANQFIFDGELQNLRLRKGDLNNSKGDNASVWGRYLTNNTRVSAAHDAAYRLQQDGFEIGADKIFGLSSGQLVLGGFTSYSNNRVKHARGGNSSIDSYSLGAYGSYFDNSGYYIDTVLKANRFKNSLNANMTNGGSVQSDYNQNAVGGSLEAGYHYKLSDNWFVEPYARASYFTAQDKDIALNNGMKANIDNNRSAKGELGTHVGTKFDLKNGAIIRPYAKVAIEREFITSNTVTINQANDFNNDFSGNTAKYGLGMDVNLTKQTTVYAEANYRKGTNVESPVMANIGFRVNF is encoded by the coding sequence ATGAATACCCATATAAAAAGAACCTATCTGAGCATTGCTATTTCATCTATTATTTACGCAGCAAGTACAGCAAGCGTCACTGCAGCGCCTTGTGTAGGCTATACCGTCACTGATATTTGCGAACAAACAAAATCTGGGGCTGGCGAATTTCACAGTATTTCTCTAGGCGATGGCGTAACAGCCGGGACAGAAGATCACCATTTTATCTTTAATGGCGAAGGATATGAATTATATAAACCTCATGATTATTTCTCTAGCGCAGTAGCCCTAGGCACTATTCGCTATACCGAGGTCAACAATAGCCGTTTCACTATCACTGGCACCCATTATCAAGGCGGTGCAACCTATGAAGGTCGGGCGGAAAATACCACACTAAATAATAGCTTGATGTGGGTAATGACATCGGCAGACCAAACTATTGCTAAAGGTAATTCCGCAGTAGTGGTTTCCACACAATTCGCAATGAATGGGAATACTTATACTGAGACTGCCGAGGATGGCAGTATTGAGTTCGACCCGTACATTACTAATAGCCGCTATCAAGATACGTCTTATGAAATGTTATGGGGCAGGAAAGACGAGTCAAAAAACTGGGATACCAAAGCCACATCGTATAATTCTGAATTTGTAGATTCCAGCCGTCAGGTTGTCGCAGCCAATGGTCATAGTGTTGATGCAATATTTTACGATAAGGCCTACCAGCGTATTGATGACACCGGGCTCGCTAGCGCTGCAATATTTAAAAACACCTCTTACCAGAATATTTACGCTGGCGGAGAGTCACAAGATACGACCTTATTTGATAATGCTTACTCTTGGGTTCGGGCCGGAGGAAAATTAACTGGGTTAACACAAGTCAATAATGCGGCCTCTGTTTATCTTGATACGGCTGAAACCAATGGCGCTTATGCACAAAATGTCGTTCTTAATGGTGAAAATACCCATTTAGTGGTGCGATATAATGCGTCTAATAATGCCTCTGCAACTGTTGATGATTTAATTTTGAATGGAGGTGAGGTTGCATTCCAGTCAGGTACTGGCAGTAATTATACTTCATTAAATATTGGGACGCTTTCTGGCTCAGGTTCTTTCCTGTTCAATACGTCTATTGCTGAAGGCAAAGGTAACTTTGTCACTATCGCGAATGCCAGCGGCTCGCACAAGGTGATGGTAAATGATTCAGGAGCTGAGATAACCGCGCCAGGCGAAACTACATTGGACCTTATTCACGATCTCAGTGGTCATGCACAATTCACTCTCGCCTCATTCACCGGTGCCAACATTACTGAAATTGATGGTGGCACCTATGTCTACGGCTTGAAAAAATGGGATAACTCGGCGCGGGCCGGGGGAAACTTATGGTATTTAGGCAGCACTTTGGATGCGGGTCTTGAACCTGAAGTGCCTGTAACCCCTGTAGAGCCGGAAGTGCCTGTAACACCTATTGAGCCAACACCAGAAACAGGAATGAAGACAACACCATCCACTGATGCGGTATTAAGTATGGCCTCAGCAAACCAGTTTATTTTTGATGGCGAATTACAGAATTTGCGCTTACGTAAAGGTGATTTAAATAACAGTAAAGGTGATAACGCCAGTGTTTGGGGCCGCTATTTGACCAATAATACTCGCGTCAGTGCCGCACATGATGCTGCATATCGTTTACAGCAAGATGGCTTTGAAATAGGTGCCGATAAAATATTTGGTTTGTCTTCTGGCCAATTAGTCTTAGGCGGTTTTACCTCTTATAGCAATAACCGCGTAAAACATGCCCGTGGTGGAAACAGTTCGATTGATAGTTACAGCCTGGGTGCTTATGGCAGTTATTTTGATAACAGCGGCTATTATATTGATACTGTTCTTAAAGCTAACCGCTTTAAGAACTCACTAAATGCAAATATGACGAACGGCGGTTCAGTACAAAGTGATTACAACCAAAATGCTGTGGGCGGGTCACTTGAGGCTGGTTACCATTACAAACTTTCTGATAATTGGTTTGTAGAACCCTATGCTCGTGCCAGTTATTTCACTGCACAGGACAAAGATATTGCGCTCAACAATGGTATGAAGGCGAATATTGATAATAATCGGTCAGCCAAAGGCGAATTAGGGACCCACGTTGGGACGAAATTTGATCTGAAAAATGGCGCGATTATTCGCCCTTACGCTAAAGTTGCGATTGAACGAGAGTTTATTACATCCAATACAGTGACGATTAACCAGGCTAATGATTTTAATAATGATTTTTCTGGTAATACAGCTAAATATGGGTTGGGCATGGATGTTAACCTGACCAAGCAAACTACGGTTTATGCTGAAGCCAATTATCGCAAGGGCACAAATGTCGAGTCACCTGTGATGGCCAACATCGGCTTCCGAGTTAATTTCTAA